Proteins encoded within one genomic window of Congzhengia minquanensis:
- a CDS encoding carbohydrate binding domain-containing protein, protein MKRVISLSLTLAVIFSLVGILPAEAKLYADYPFVYEPFEEDNLANQQVEGLISSGGGTSFKWSADGAGGSKGSISVTETGNYSHMHFPINSTSMMIGQKIRYSCWIKPVDIDFNNKKVDFYIYGSSEKGTTGWNTASVSNVALKQGEWAYVQTEKVWDGSLYNNNAVATEGSMNFSCDLTKNMHIEIRVGSGETAKEVPKDSGKTSLTYLLDDVIVEPVNDKSESASTSENGLYKGSALDEQADTSAWQKEGTGPVLEMANEKGPDGSPNYMIVRGPDSGEKVWMEIKQKVAVESNHLYKVKFWAKINSADKGGFWFLGWTGANKLDFPQYAGRSDTSALTKEWKYFEFYMFADHKAVEKQTVNWGIRFFDTPANQHITHANASYSIDSFDIVDMGVVANGDFETSSLPEGVYFKEGKANTDYYKQSAVPFWFENGAKVTQSNEVRPISTYPEGETAYSTKSMLVNTTSQGGYAFQPINIANQVQYKISFWAKGNNLAENQPIQLRLDRTVDSKEAMDAYEVPDEEILDEGAVLTNDWEKYEFIYSPDFTADVKPASNVIPRLPYLNLVVGENAAGISYFLDDLKIEEYDPNSDPDADKYQFPYAKDVSFSGDEAAGTTMTVDYEFVSDRKECMEGGSVVRLLKKAGDGWVTLAMNETNWTNAEIDIPNDAAGCDIKIEFVPIDEDGLFGTVYSYEIHNVKKAFDVTPSFTKWDETTGEIATSTHIENNSYSLGEQYMVLILAQYDKNGAMVRVDSKPVKVNVGFSENVAFSTVAAADAKSACMFVWSGTTIEDAGERVYSDSVSYTK, encoded by the coding sequence ATGAAAAGGGTCATTTCACTGTCATTGACGCTGGCTGTAATATTTTCTTTAGTAGGTATTTTGCCGGCGGAAGCAAAGCTTTATGCGGATTATCCATTTGTTTATGAGCCGTTTGAGGAAGATAATCTTGCAAACCAGCAGGTTGAAGGGTTAATATCCAGCGGCGGCGGAACTTCCTTTAAATGGTCGGCAGACGGCGCCGGCGGAAGCAAGGGAAGCATAAGTGTTACAGAAACGGGAAATTATTCCCATATGCACTTTCCGATAAATAGTACCAGCATGATGATAGGGCAGAAAATTCGTTATTCCTGCTGGATTAAACCGGTAGATATTGATTTCAACAATAAAAAAGTTGACTTTTATATCTACGGGAGTAGCGAAAAAGGAACAACAGGCTGGAATACGGCCTCGGTTAGCAACGTTGCTTTAAAACAGGGTGAATGGGCATATGTTCAAACTGAAAAGGTTTGGGACGGCTCTTTGTATAACAACAATGCGGTAGCGACAGAGGGAAGTATGAATTTCAGCTGTGATTTAACAAAAAATATGCACATTGAAATTCGTGTCGGTAGCGGTGAAACTGCAAAAGAGGTGCCGAAGGACTCGGGAAAAACATCTCTGACCTATCTGCTTGACGATGTGATTGTAGAGCCGGTTAATGATAAAAGCGAAAGTGCCTCAACCTCAGAAAATGGGTTATATAAAGGCAGCGCTTTGGATGAACAGGCAGACACTTCTGCATGGCAGAAAGAAGGCACCGGGCCGGTACTGGAAATGGCAAACGAAAAGGGACCAGATGGTTCGCCCAATTATATGATTGTTCGCGGTCCTGACAGCGGAGAAAAAGTCTGGATGGAAATCAAACAGAAGGTTGCTGTAGAAAGTAACCATCTTTATAAAGTAAAGTTTTGGGCAAAAATTAATTCAGCTGATAAAGGCGGTTTTTGGTTCCTGGGCTGGACAGGCGCAAACAAGCTTGATTTTCCGCAATATGCAGGGCGGTCTGATACTTCTGCGCTGACGAAAGAGTGGAAATATTTCGAGTTTTATATGTTTGCCGACCACAAGGCTGTTGAAAAACAGACAGTAAACTGGGGCATCCGTTTCTTTGATACGCCGGCGAATCAGCATATCACGCATGCAAATGCAAGCTATTCTATAGACTCTTTTGACATTGTAGATATGGGTGTTGTTGCAAACGGCGATTTTGAAACCTCCAGTCTTCCTGAGGGAGTTTATTTTAAAGAGGGCAAGGCAAATACAGATTATTATAAGCAATCGGCTGTTCCGTTCTGGTTTGAAAACGGAGCGAAAGTAACACAGTCGAATGAAGTAAGGCCGATCAGCACATATCCGGAAGGTGAAACGGCATATTCTACAAAATCCATGTTGGTTAATACAACATCGCAGGGTGGGTATGCATTTCAGCCAATTAATATAGCAAACCAAGTGCAGTATAAAATTTCGTTTTGGGCAAAGGGAAATAATTTAGCTGAGAATCAGCCCATTCAGCTTCGGCTTGACCGAACGGTTGACAGCAAGGAAGCAATGGATGCCTATGAGGTACCAGACGAAGAAATTTTAGACGAGGGCGCTGTGCTTACCAATGATTGGGAAAAGTATGAATTCATTTATTCGCCTGATTTTACGGCAGATGTAAAGCCGGCATCTAATGTTATACCGAGGCTGCCGTATCTGAATTTGGTTGTGGGAGAAAACGCAGCAGGAATCAGCTACTTTTTAGACGATTTAAAAATTGAGGAATATGATCCGAATTCTGACCCTGATGCTGACAAATATCAATTCCCTTACGCAAAGGACGTTTCGTTTTCCGGCGACGAAGCAGCGGGAACAACAATGACGGTGGATTATGAATTTGTTAGTGACCGAAAGGAATGCATGGAGGGCGGTTCTGTTGTCCGTCTTTTAAAAAAGGCTGGTGACGGCTGGGTTACGCTTGCTATGAATGAAACAAATTGGACAAATGCAGAAATTGACATACCAAATGATGCAGCTGGCTGTGATATTAAAATTGAGTTTGTTCCCATTGATGAAGACGGGTTATTTGGTACCGTTTATTCCTATGAAATTCATAACGTTAAAAAGGCGTTTGACGTAACACCCTCGTTTACAAAATGGGACGAAACAACCGGCGAGATTGCAACGTCGACACATATTGAGAACAACTCGTATTCGCTGGGTGAACAGTACATGGTGTTAATTCTGGCCCAGTATGATAAAAACGGCGCGATGGTTCGGGTTGATTCAAAGCCGGTTAAGGTGAATGTTGGCTTTTCAGAGAACGTTGCGTTCAGCACAGTTGCGGCGGCAGATGCGAAAAGTGCATGCATGTTTGTGTGGAGCGGCACAACAATCGAAGATGCCGGCGAACGGGTATATTCCGACAGTGTAAGCTATACAAAATGA
- a CDS encoding stalk domain-containing protein: MKKLLSLILTVMLISVMVAFSIPASAEGIFEDPSNINIVYLGGSITAGAGAGGGQNWVDITGKYFSKTFGENNVHNHNVGVGGTGSEYGLLRLKRDVIDKNPDMVFIEFAVNDGGRDTTRYLESMVLSLQKLEKVPYICFVYTTNRTLNVNQTYQRAVADYYGLAQIDFQARMTQELKDNPKNTMETYLGDSVHPNATGYAVYGDEVTKCLATGKYYTKPKVMDKKYNSKSLFVNTTFTPAADYVTTNGWQKSGNFVTTFEDVGAAGQKLHFDFTGNVLAIEHRLHKNGGMYKVIIDGKTMATVSDYYKDNGGQLVLGYSNFDLGQGKHTLDIEVTDQKDNASGGYMVGLYNIITNENPDYDSTKVDVNFNDGDTSAIADIGVTPSPDWEWDGTVGADGIKGALKVTTATGTYGSSTGVAFNVSGLEKGRSYHLSAKVKLDSIEKLVTDSATFIFRLDGVDESGNPTGKNALVKVDAPNAGLNNKEFTEVQAEFTFDGTGVLTSNKPTLCNSDGSFEVRVGSDKLEETTGSRDTALVYYIDDIKMIPGKKTSGDPSNPDQPSTDEIKILVDGIEVQADVPPVIVDDRTLVPFRAIFEALGADVEWEAETRTAKGARDGIAVAIQIDNKIMKINGEDFELDVPAQIIDDRTMVPVRAISESFNAKVEWVPETRTVIVTTK, translated from the coding sequence ATGAAAAAACTTTTATCTCTGATATTGACGGTCATGCTGATATCTGTTATGGTGGCGTTTTCCATTCCCGCAAGCGCAGAAGGAATTTTTGAAGACCCGAGCAATATCAATATTGTGTATCTGGGCGGCTCCATCACTGCCGGCGCCGGCGCCGGTGGAGGACAAAACTGGGTGGATATAACAGGAAAATACTTTTCTAAAACATTTGGCGAGAATAATGTGCACAACCACAACGTTGGCGTCGGCGGAACGGGCTCAGAGTATGGACTTTTGAGGCTAAAGCGCGACGTAATTGATAAAAACCCTGATATGGTGTTCATTGAATTTGCTGTAAACGACGGAGGTAGGGATACTACAAGATATTTAGAGAGCATGGTTTTAAGCCTGCAGAAGCTTGAAAAGGTGCCCTATATCTGCTTTGTATATACGACCAACCGGACGCTGAATGTCAACCAGACATATCAGCGCGCAGTTGCAGATTACTATGGTTTGGCGCAGATTGATTTCCAGGCAAGAATGACACAGGAATTGAAGGATAATCCGAAAAACACCATGGAAACTTATCTTGGCGACAGCGTTCACCCCAACGCTACCGGATATGCAGTCTATGGCGACGAGGTTACAAAATGCCTTGCTACCGGCAAGTATTATACGAAGCCAAAAGTCATGGATAAAAAGTATAATTCAAAGAGCTTGTTCGTAAATACCACTTTCACACCGGCAGCCGATTATGTTACAACAAATGGCTGGCAAAAATCGGGTAATTTTGTGACAACCTTTGAGGATGTTGGCGCTGCAGGCCAGAAGCTGCACTTTGACTTCACAGGAAATGTACTTGCAATTGAACACAGACTGCACAAAAACGGCGGTATGTATAAAGTGATTATTGACGGTAAAACAATGGCTACAGTCAGTGACTACTACAAAGACAACGGCGGCCAGTTGGTTCTGGGTTATTCCAATTTTGATTTGGGCCAGGGAAAACATACGCTTGACATTGAAGTGACAGACCAAAAGGATAACGCCAGCGGCGGCTATATGGTTGGACTGTATAACATTATAACAAACGAAAATCCCGATTACGATTCAACGAAAGTCGATGTAAATTTTAACGATGGCGACACCTCTGCAATTGCAGACATTGGCGTGACGCCTTCGCCCGACTGGGAGTGGGACGGCACTGTGGGAGCAGACGGTATCAAAGGCGCATTAAAGGTTACCACTGCCACAGGAACATATGGCTCGTCCACCGGCGTAGCCTTTAATGTCAGCGGACTGGAAAAGGGCAGAAGCTATCATCTGTCCGCTAAAGTTAAGCTGGATTCCATAGAAAAGCTTGTGACAGACAGCGCGACGTTTATTTTCAGACTTGATGGGGTAGATGAATCCGGTAACCCCACCGGGAAAAACGCATTAGTAAAGGTGGATGCCCCCAATGCCGGGCTGAATAACAAAGAGTTTACAGAAGTTCAAGCAGAATTTACGTTTGACGGAACAGGTGTATTAACTTCAAACAAGCCTACGCTTTGCAACAGCGATGGCTCCTTTGAAGTTCGTGTTGGAAGTGACAAGCTTGAGGAAACAACAGGTTCCCGTGACACTGCACTAGTTTATTATATTGACGATATTAAAATGATACCCGGAAAAAAGACCTCCGGCGACCCGTCAAATCCTGATCAGCCGTCAACAGATGAAATTAAAATATTGGTTGACGGTATAGAGGTTCAGGCAGACGTTCCGCCTGTAATTGTTGATGACAGAACGCTGGTTCCATTCCGTGCAATCTTTGAAGCATTGGGCGCAGACGTAGAATGGGAGGCAGAAACCAGAACGGCAAAGGGGGCCAGAGATGGCATTGCCGTTGCAATTCAAATTGATAATAAAATTATGAAAATCAATGGGGAAGATTTTGAACTTGATGTACCTGCTCAAATTATTGACGACCGGACAATGGTTCCCGTTCGGGCGATTTCAGAAAGTTTCAACGCTAAAGTTGAGTGGGTTCCTGAAACAAGAACTGTAATTGTTACAACAAAGTAA
- a CDS encoding ABC transporter permease has product MKKSVAVESSAYLPKKTSLFKEFKRHYALLIMLIPGVIALLLFAYKPMYGLLIAFKDYKFKLGIWGSPWADQNGMAHFIRMFSGGDFIKVLRNTVVISFLKLICGFPAPIILALLLNEMRGKVYKRIVQTLTYLPHFFSWVVLGGILKMVFATVGPINMVLQNLGLNEPIPFFGNNTAFLWLIVGTAVWQGLGWGAIIYMAALSGVDESLYEAAYIDGASRWKQVWHISLPTIMGTVTTVFIMNLGQVLNAGFDQIYNMYNVMVYESSDILDTYSLRLLQDGRYEIGTALGLFKSLVGMAFVLGSNWIVKVLSHDEYGIL; this is encoded by the coding sequence TTGAAAAAGTCAGTAGCAGTAGAAAGCAGTGCTTACTTGCCGAAAAAAACATCATTGTTCAAAGAGTTTAAAAGACACTATGCTTTGCTCATTATGTTGATTCCCGGTGTTATTGCATTGCTCTTGTTTGCCTATAAGCCTATGTACGGTTTGTTAATCGCATTTAAAGATTACAAATTTAAACTTGGCATATGGGGCAGCCCGTGGGCTGATCAGAATGGTATGGCGCATTTTATCAGGATGTTCAGCGGCGGAGATTTTATAAAAGTATTGAGAAATACGGTTGTCATCAGCTTTTTAAAGCTTATATGCGGTTTCCCGGCACCGATCATTTTGGCGCTTCTGCTGAATGAGATGCGCGGAAAGGTTTATAAGCGAATTGTTCAGACACTTACATATTTACCTCACTTTTTCTCATGGGTTGTACTTGGCGGTATTTTAAAGATGGTGTTTGCTACCGTCGGCCCAATCAACATGGTTTTACAGAACCTGGGACTGAACGAACCGATTCCGTTTTTCGGAAACAACACGGCGTTCCTCTGGCTCATTGTCGGAACTGCGGTTTGGCAGGGATTAGGCTGGGGTGCTATCATTTACATGGCGGCACTTTCCGGTGTAGACGAATCGCTCTACGAAGCTGCTTATATCGACGGCGCCAGCAGATGGAAGCAAGTTTGGCATATCAGTCTTCCCACCATTATGGGCACGGTTACAACAGTTTTCATCATGAACCTCGGTCAGGTATTAAATGCCGGATTCGATCAGATATACAACATGTACAATGTTATGGTGTACGAGTCTTCCGATATTCTTGACACATATTCATTGCGTCTTTTGCAGGACGGTCGTTATGAAATTGGTACGGCGCTTGGCTTGTTTAAGTCTTTGGTGGGCATGGCGTTTGTACTTGGCTCAAACTGGATTGTTAAGGTGCTCAGCCATGACGAATACGGTATTTTATAA
- a CDS encoding carbohydrate ABC transporter permease, which translates to MIQRTRGEKIFNVFNYIILTLFAFTTLYPFLYTLSISLSTKAEAESLGLHILPNFQKITIDPYKMVFKNAEIWNAYKYTLFRTIVGTVLSLLVTCFYGYALSRPRLPMKRFFVIFIMFTMLFSGGQIPTYLNIKSLGLINNIWVYVLPLLITAYNVIVSRSFFASLPESLNESAKIDGAGEFRIFFQIIVPLSKPIIMTLALWNAVAHWNEWFSGMMYITDSRKIVVQNYIQRIVNEGNTNLISDVNASAQDQIEVTGKTIQSASIIVSILPILLFYPFVQKYFVKGVTLGAVKG; encoded by the coding sequence ATGATACAACGTACAAGAGGCGAAAAGATATTTAACGTTTTTAACTACATTATACTTACCTTGTTCGCTTTCACAACACTATATCCGTTTTTATACACGCTTTCCATATCGCTTAGTACAAAGGCGGAAGCAGAGTCACTTGGTCTGCATATCCTTCCGAATTTTCAGAAAATCACAATTGACCCATATAAAATGGTGTTCAAAAATGCAGAAATTTGGAATGCATATAAATACACCTTGTTTAGAACAATCGTAGGAACGGTTCTGTCGCTGTTAGTAACCTGCTTTTATGGTTATGCGTTGTCAAGACCACGCCTGCCGATGAAAAGATTTTTTGTAATATTCATTATGTTCACAATGCTTTTCTCTGGCGGTCAGATTCCTACATACTTAAATATTAAATCGTTAGGCCTTATTAACAACATTTGGGTATATGTTCTGCCTTTATTAATTACAGCTTATAACGTAATTGTATCCAGATCGTTCTTTGCCTCGTTGCCAGAGAGCTTAAATGAATCGGCGAAAATAGACGGCGCGGGAGAGTTCCGAATTTTCTTCCAAATTATCGTGCCGCTATCAAAGCCGATTATTATGACGCTTGCTCTGTGGAACGCAGTTGCACACTGGAACGAGTGGTTCAGCGGCATGATGTATATTACAGATTCGCGGAAGATTGTCGTTCAGAATTACATTCAGCGTATTGTCAATGAAGGTAATACAAACTTGATATCGGACGTTAATGCTTCTGCGCAGGATCAAATTGAAGTAACAGGAAAAACCATTCAGTCGGCATCTATCATTGTTTCTATCCTGCCGATTTTGCTGTTCTATCCTTTCGTACAGAAGTACTTTGTAAAGGGTGTAACACTTGGCGCTGTTAAAGGCTAA
- a CDS encoding DUF4825 domain-containing protein: MKHIKQKKRPLVFLLIVVSGLLFSSCGKEMNNGEIYNASFQEQMATLYEAKTPYVGNASAVGEVIELLPFVKNGERNGMELQTEAEPYGITLQYKDLSRIPEMELKGNAYLMFCVIENLGQVTFNDQTGKTSVQFLRGDVFEYGNTAEFFAENKEQFISFANRLNDEILKTE; this comes from the coding sequence ATGAAACATATCAAACAAAAAAAGCGGCCACTCGTTTTCCTTCTCATAGTTGTTTCAGGCCTATTGTTTTCCAGTTGTGGCAAAGAGATGAACAACGGTGAAATTTACAATGCTTCATTTCAGGAGCAAATGGCAACGCTTTATGAAGCTAAAACCCCGTATGTTGGAAATGCATCAGCTGTTGGTGAGGTGATAGAACTGTTGCCATTTGTTAAAAATGGCGAACGAAATGGTATGGAACTTCAAACCGAAGCAGAGCCTTATGGCATTACACTTCAATACAAGGATTTATCAAGAATACCGGAAATGGAACTAAAGGGAAACGCCTATTTAATGTTTTGTGTGATTGAAAATTTAGGGCAGGTAACATTCAACGACCAGACGGGCAAAACCTCTGTTCAGTTCCTGCGCGGTGATGTTTTTGAATATGGAAACACAGCAGAGTTCTTTGCTGAAAATAAGGAGCAATTTATTTCATTTGCAAATCGGTTGAATGATGAGATTTTAAAAACAGAATAA
- a CDS encoding undecaprenyl-diphosphate phosphatase yields MFFEILKSAVIGIIQGITEWLPVSSTGHMILAEKILNLNVSPDFWNMFKVVIQFASILAVIVIYFHKLNPFSPKKTPVEKKQTYSLWGKVIVAIIPAGVSGVFLDDLVDNVLSSSLVIAATLIIYGIAFIWVERQGKKPKTNTLEELTYKTAFFIGLFQVLSLVPGTSRSGSTILGAIIVGCSRFVGTEFSFFMAVPVMFGASGLKLVKFLAKGAVINTTEWAVMITGFVVTFFVSVWAIKFLIGYIKKHDFKPFGIYRIILGIIVIIAVATNFLPM; encoded by the coding sequence ATGTTTTTCGAAATATTAAAATCCGCAGTCATCGGAATCATTCAGGGCATTACTGAGTGGCTGCCCGTTTCCAGCACCGGGCATATGATTCTGGCAGAAAAAATTTTAAACTTAAACGTTTCTCCCGACTTTTGGAATATGTTTAAGGTCGTTATCCAGTTTGCTTCCATTTTAGCGGTTATTGTGATTTACTTTCACAAGCTAAATCCGTTTTCACCGAAAAAAACGCCAGTAGAAAAGAAGCAGACCTATTCCCTTTGGGGCAAGGTAATCGTGGCAATTATTCCTGCCGGCGTTTCAGGGGTGTTTTTAGACGACCTGGTGGACAATGTTCTCTCAAGTTCCCTAGTCATTGCGGCTACCCTCATTATATATGGTATCGCATTTATCTGGGTGGAGCGTCAGGGGAAAAAACCAAAAACGAACACGCTGGAAGAATTGACCTATAAAACCGCCTTTTTCATCGGTCTGTTTCAGGTGCTGTCTTTGGTTCCAGGCACTTCCCGCTCCGGCTCCACAATTTTAGGCGCAATTATCGTTGGCTGCTCCCGGTTTGTGGGAACAGAATTTTCATTCTTTATGGCAGTGCCGGTTATGTTCGGCGCAAGCGGCTTAAAGCTGGTAAAGTTTTTAGCAAAAGGCGCGGTAATCAACACAACGGAATGGGCCGTTATGATAACAGGCTTTGTCGTTACATTTTTCGTTTCGGTCTGGGCCATTAAATTTTTAATTGGTTATATCAAAAAACACGATTTCAAGCCCTTTGGCATATACAGAATTATATTGGGCATTATCGTAATCATTGCAGTTGCAACAAACTTCTTGCCAATGTAA
- the serC gene encoding 3-phosphoserine/phosphohydroxythreonine transaminase, which yields MDRVYNFSAGPSMLPEAVLEKAAKQMVNYEGCGMSVMEMSHRSADYEAIIGNAESLLRELMHIPENYKVLFLQGGASSQFAMVPLNLMKKSKKADYVITGQWAKKAAQEASKFGTVNKVASSDDKTFTYIPKLDPSTFDKDADYFHITLNNTIYGTRYTTLPETGDVPLVADASSNILSEPIDISRFGILYAGAQKNMGPAGVTVTIIREDLITGAIDGAPTMFDYKIHADNGSMYNTPPTYSIYICMLVYEWLKSLGGVEAMYAINKEKAQILYDYLDNSSMFKGTVVKEDRSLMNVPFVTGDDDLNAKFIKEAKAKGFVNLKGHRTVGGMRASIYNAMPVEGVKALVEFMKKFETDNK from the coding sequence ATGGACAGAGTATATAACTTTTCGGCGGGACCGTCGATGCTTCCTGAAGCTGTTTTGGAAAAGGCAGCCAAACAGATGGTAAACTACGAGGGCTGCGGCATGTCGGTGATGGAAATGAGCCACAGGTCGGCAGACTATGAAGCAATTATCGGAAATGCTGAATCTCTGCTTCGCGAATTGATGCACATTCCGGAAAACTATAAGGTTCTGTTTTTGCAGGGCGGTGCATCCAGCCAGTTTGCAATGGTTCCTCTGAACCTGATGAAAAAATCAAAAAAAGCAGATTACGTCATCACAGGCCAGTGGGCGAAAAAGGCCGCGCAGGAAGCTTCGAAATTCGGTACGGTAAACAAAGTTGCAAGCTCTGACGATAAAACTTTTACATATATCCCGAAACTGGACCCTTCCACCTTTGACAAAGATGCGGACTATTTCCATATCACATTGAATAACACCATTTATGGCACACGTTACACAACTTTGCCGGAAACAGGAGATGTTCCGCTGGTGGCAGACGCCTCGTCGAATATCCTGTCCGAACCCATTGATATTTCGCGTTTTGGCATTTTATATGCCGGCGCACAGAAAAACATGGGCCCTGCCGGCGTTACCGTGACAATTATCCGGGAAGATTTAATTACAGGTGCAATCGATGGCGCACCTACCATGTTTGATTATAAAATTCATGCAGATAACGGCTCTATGTATAACACGCCTCCGACCTATTCCATTTATATCTGCATGTTGGTTTATGAATGGTTAAAGAGCCTGGGCGGTGTTGAGGCGATGTATGCCATCAATAAGGAAAAGGCACAAATTCTTTACGATTATCTTGATAACTCCTCTATGTTTAAAGGAACCGTTGTAAAAGAAGACCGTTCGCTGATGAATGTTCCGTTTGTTACAGGCGATGATGACTTAAATGCAAAATTTATTAAAGAGGCAAAGGCCAAGGGGTTTGTGAACTTAAAAGGCCACCGCACAGTGGGCGGTATGCGCGCCAGCATTTACAATGCAATGCCGGTAGAAGGCGTAAAAGCGTTAGTTGAATTTATGAAAAAATTTGAGACGGACAACAAATAA
- a CDS encoding phosphoglycerate dehydrogenase — MFDILTLNKIAKCGLEKFGDNYKISDNCENPDGIVLRSFSMHDMELGSNLKGIARAGAGTNNIPIDKCTEKGIVVFNTPGANANAVKELVILGLLISSRKVVSGIDWAKTLAGSGAEVAKAVEKGKSAYVGPEIQGKTLGVIGLGAIGAMVANAADALGMKVIGFDPFMTVDAAWRLSSAVVHANSMDEVFENSDYITLHIPANDATNGTINSETLAKMKDGVRILNFARGSLVNDAHLAVALEEGKVACYVTDFPNDAVLSMDNVIAIPHLGASTPESEDNCAKMAAEELRDFLENGNIKNSVNYPDCEMPRCGARIAITHKNIPSMLSNFSKIVADKGINIVNMLNKSKKENAYTIMDVEGDVPDNIADAISTISGVNSVRVIH, encoded by the coding sequence ATGTTTGACATTCTGACACTTAATAAAATTGCAAAATGCGGCCTTGAAAAGTTTGGTGATAATTATAAGATTTCCGACAACTGTGAAAATCCGGACGGCATTGTTTTAAGAAGCTTTTCCATGCACGACATGGAACTGGGAAGCAACTTAAAGGGTATTGCGAGAGCAGGTGCAGGCACAAACAATATTCCCATTGACAAATGTACGGAAAAAGGCATTGTTGTGTTCAATACGCCGGGGGCAAACGCAAACGCGGTGAAAGAGCTTGTTATTTTGGGATTGCTTATTTCATCAAGAAAAGTTGTTTCCGGAATTGATTGGGCTAAAACCCTGGCCGGCTCCGGCGCAGAGGTTGCAAAAGCGGTTGAAAAGGGTAAAAGCGCATATGTTGGCCCTGAAATCCAGGGTAAGACGCTGGGCGTTATTGGCCTTGGGGCTATCGGTGCTATGGTTGCAAATGCGGCAGATGCGCTGGGCATGAAGGTAATCGGTTTTGACCCATTCATGACTGTTGACGCGGCTTGGAGACTTTCCAGCGCAGTTGTTCATGCGAATTCCATGGACGAAGTGTTTGAAAACAGCGACTATATTACATTGCACATTCCAGCTAACGATGCAACAAACGGCACAATTAATTCTGAAACACTGGCGAAAATGAAAGACGGCGTTCGAATTTTAAACTTTGCCAGAGGTTCTTTGGTGAACGATGCTCATTTGGCGGTTGCACTTGAGGAGGGCAAGGTTGCCTGCTATGTAACCGATTTTCCCAATGATGCAGTTTTGTCAATGGACAATGTAATTGCCATTCCACATTTGGGCGCATCTACACCAGAGTCAGAGGACAACTGTGCAAAAATGGCGGCAGAGGAGCTTCGGGACTTTTTGGAGAACGGAAACATTAAAAATTCTGTGAACTATCCCGACTGTGAAATGCCGAGGTGTGGTGCCAGAATTGCCATTACCCACAAAAATATTCCCTCCATGCTGTCGAACTTTTCAAAAATTGTTGCAGACAAGGGAATTAACATTGTGAATATGTTAAACAAAAGCAAAAAGGAAAATGCTTACACGATTATGGATGTTGAGGGCGATGTGCCGGACAACATTGCAGACGCAATCTCCACAATTTCAGGCGTGAATTCTGTGCGGGTAATTCATTAA
- the rpmB gene encoding 50S ribosomal protein L28: MAKCEICGKGVTFGIKVSHSHRRSNRAWKPNIRTVKAMVNGTPKTLHVCSRCLRSNKVVRSV, encoded by the coding sequence ATGGCAAAATGTGAAATTTGCGGAAAAGGTGTTACATTTGGAATTAAAGTGAGCCATTCTCACAGAAGAAGCAACAGAGCTTGGAAACCGAATATCAGAACTGTGAAAGCAATGGTTAACGGAACACCGAAAACATTGCATGTTTGCTCAAGATGTCTTCGTTCGAACAAAGTTGTAAGAAGCGTTTGA